Sequence from the Mycobacterium florentinum genome:
GGACAGAATGTATTTCTGTTCGCCCACCGTGGGTTTGACGTGTTTGGTCTCGACCCGTTCTTCCAGCCAGCGCTGTTGCTCGGGCTCGAGGATGTGGGTGTACTCCACACCGATGTGCCGGCAGTACGCGTCGCGCAGCAGGCCCAGCACGTCGCGTAGTTTCTTGTATTCACAACCGGCGAAGCCGTTGACCTTGAACACCCGATCGAGGTCCCACAACGTCAGGCCGTGGTTGAGGATATCCAGGTCGGGGTGGCTTCGGAAGCGGCTGGTGTCCAACCGCAACGGGTCGATGTCGGCCATCAGATGTCCGCGGTTGCGGTAGGCCGCGATCAACTCCATCACGCGCGCGGTCTTGTCGACGATCGAGTCCGGGTTGTCGGTGCTCCAGCGCACCGGCACGTACGGGTTGCCCAGCTCGCGGAAGATCTCGTCCCAGAAGTCGTCCGACAGCAGCATCTCGTGGATGGTGCGCAGGAAGTCACCGGACTCCGCGCCCTGGATGATGCGGTGGTCGTAGGTCGAGGTCAGGGTGATCAGCTTGCCGATACCGAGTTCGGCGATGCGCTCCTCGCTGGCGCCCTGGAATTCGGCGGGGTACTCCATCGCACCCACCCCGATGATGGCGCCCTGGCCGGCCATCAGCCGCGGCACCGAGTGCACGGTGCCGATGGTGCCCGGGTTGGTCAGCGAAATCGTCACTCCGGCAAAGTCTTCGGCGGTCAGCTTGCCGTCGCGGGCGCGGCGCACGATGTCCTCATAGGCGGAGACGAATTCCGCGAACCGCATCGTCTCGCAGCCCCTGATGCCGGCCACCACCAGCGAGCGCTTGCCGTCCTTGCCCTGCAGGTCGATGGCCAGACCGAGGTTGGTGTGCGCCGGGGTGACCGCGGTGGGCTTGCCGTCGACCTCGGCGTAGTGCCGGTTCATGTTCGGGAACTTCTTGACCGCCTGCACCAACGCGTAGCCCAGCAGGTGGGTGAAGGAGATCTTGCCGCCGCGGGTGCGCTTGAGCTGGTTGTTGATGACGATCCGGTTGTCGATCATCAGCTTGGCCGGAACGGCACGGACGCTGGTCGCCGTCGGCACGTCCAGCGATGCGGACATGTTCTTGACGACGGCCGCGGCCGCGCCGCGCAGCACCTGCACCTCGTCGCCTTCGGCCGGCGGGGGCGTGGGGGCCTTGGCAGGCGCAGCGGGCGCCGGCGTCGCGGCACCGTTTCCGGCCGGAGCGGTGCTGGCCGGCGCAGCGGGGGCAGGCGGGGCGGCCGGCGGCTCGGCGACGACGACCGGCTTGGGCGCCGCGGCGGCCTGTCCGTCAGCGGGGTTCGGGGTGTCCTGGGCCGCGGCGCTGGGCTCGGGGTTGTAGTCCACGAGGAACTCGTGCCAGCTCGGATCCACCGACGAGGGGTCGTCGCGGAACTTGCGATACATCTCCTCGACCAGCCATTCGTTTTGCCCGAATGGTGAACTGCTGTTGCTCACGGCCGCTGTTCGCCTCAATTCTTCTGTCCTGCAGGCTCTATAAGCGGCTATTGCCCGGCGCCTGCAACTCTGCGCACCTCGGTTGACGAGGCACCTCACACCCGTGGCAGACCATTATGTTTCCGCCTCATAAAGGCTAACCCTTCGCCGGTGATTCGCCAGCGAGACCTCGGAACCCGGGGACCGGACGGCTACTGGCTCACCTCGCGCACCGGCGGCAATACGTGCAAGAGATTCGGCCAGCGAGCCGGCGGGGCGCCAAACGCCTGGCGGGCATTCTTGACGATCTTCTTACCGATGACGCGATTGCCGCCGCCACCGACCACGGCGCCGATGCCGACCGGCAGCATCTTGCCGAACATCAACGCGCCGCGGCGCAGCGCGTACCGCTTGACGAAGTATCTGAGCATTCGCGTGTTGAGCCGTCCCAAGCTCGACAGCGGCAGCGAGGCCATGCCCTCGGCCAGCCAGCCGCCGTTGGTGCGCGCCGGACCGATCAGCTCGCCGATGGCGCGCTTGCTGTCGTCGCCGACCAGGACGGCCAGCACCAGCGCGCGTCGCCGCTCGTGATGATCGGCGGGGATGCCGTAGACCTGGGCGGTCGAGAGCACGAAGATCGCGGTCGCTTCCAGGAAGAACACGGTTTCGCCGGCACCCGCCGACAGCGCCGTCAACGTCCCGATCCCGGGGAAGGTCGCCGCCGAACCGACCGCGGCACCGCTGGCCATCAAGGCGGCCAGGTAACGATTCTCCAGCTTGGTGACGATCTCGGCGGGGCTCGCGCCGGGGTTCGCCCGCCGCAGCCGGGCCACCAGGGCCTCCGCGGCCGGGCCCTGAACCCGCGAACTGCGCTCGATGACCTGCGCCAATGCGCGCGTCGAAGCCTTCGGGCGACCGGAGCGGCCGGACGGCACGTTCTCGGGCAGCTGCTCGGATCGTTTCAGGGACCGAAGCCCCGACCTAGTGCGTCGCGCGCTCATAGTGCCTCTCCTGCCAATGGCGTCCCTTCAGGCTAACGCGAGTTTGCTGAACGCGGGGCCAGCGAATGTGCGCGCGCGTCAATCAGACCGTGGACGGCGGGTGGTCGGCAGACCCGGAATAATGCAGGCTGGACACTGCTCGAGCCGTTGTCGGCTGCGGCTGGGGGAATCGCCGCGTGCGGGCGCTGTCACACCTGCTCACGGCGGCAAGCCGGTCGTCGGGCGTTGAAGCGAGGTGAGTGCATGACCACGGCCACGTCCGGGTCGTCCGGGGGAACCCGGCGCGCGGGGCCGAGTCGTGCCGAGAAGACCACCGACCGCAAGTACCTCGCCCCATCCGGGCCGTTCAGGAGCGGGAACCCGTGGCACGCGCTCTGGGCGATGATGATCGGGTTCTTCATGATCATGGTCGACTCGACCATCGTCGCGATCGCCAACCCGACCATCATGGCCGACCTGCGTATCGGGTACGGCGCCGTGGTCTGGGTGACGAGCGCCTACCTGCTCGGGTATGCGGTGGTGTTGCTGGTGGCCGGCCGGCTCGGTGACCGGTTCGGGACGAAGAACCTCTACCTGATCGGTCTGGTGGTGTTCACCGCCGCCTCGATGTGGTGCGGGCTGGCCGGCAGCGCCGGCATGCTGATCGCCGCGCGGGTCGTGCAGGGGGTCGGCGCGGGGGTGCTCACCCCGCAGACCCTGTCGACCATCACCCGGATCTTCCCGCCGCAGCGGCGCGGCGTGGCGGTCAGCGTGTGGGGCGCCACCGCCGGCGTCGCCAGCCTGGTGGGTCCGTTGGCCGGTGGCGTGCTGGTGGACGGGCTGGGCTGGGAGTGGATCTTCTTCGTCAACATCCCGATCGGCATCGCCGGGGTGGCGCTGGCGGTGTGGCTGGTTCCGGAGCTGCCCATCCAGGCGCATCGGTTCGATCTGGTCGGCGTCGCCCTGTCCGGGGTGGGCATGTTCCTGATCGTGTTCGGTCTGCAACAGGGCCAGTCGGCGCATTGGCAGCCGTGGATCTGGGCGACGATCGTCGCCGGCATCGGGTTCGTTTCGGCCTTCGTCTACTGGCAGTCGGTGAACGCCCGCGAGCCGCTGATCCCGCTGGCAGTCTTCACCGACCGTGATTTCAGCCTGTGCAGCGTCGGCGTGGGCATCACCTCGTTCGCCGCGACGGCGTTGATCTTGCCGGTGACCTTCTATACGCAGATGGTGTGCGGGTTGTCGCCGACCCGTTCGGCGCTGCTGCTCGCGCCGATGGCGATCGCCAACGGTGTGCTGGCGCCGTTCGTCGGCCGGATCGTCGATCGGTACCATCCGCGGCCGGTGTGCGGTTTCGGCTTTTCGGTGCTGGCGATCGCGCTGACCTGGCTGTCGTTCGAGATGGCCCCGGACACGCCGATCTGGCGTTTGGCGTTGCTGTTCACCGCAGTTGGTGTCGGGATGGCGTTTGTGTGGTCGCCGCTGACGGCCACCGCCACCCGCAATCTGGCGCCGGAGCTGGCCGGCACCGGGTCCGCGGTGTACAACTCGGTGCGCCAGCTCGGGGCGGTGCTCGGCAGTGCCGCGATGGCCGCGTTCATGACGTGGCGGATCGGTGCCGAGATGCCGCCCGACGTGTCCGACCAAGACGCGGGGGATGGCGCTATTGGGTTGCAATTGCCCGAATTCGTGCGCGAGCCGTTCTCGGCCGCGATGTCGCAGTCCGTGCTGTTGCCCGCGTTCATCGCGCTGTTCGGGATCGGCGCGGCGCTGTTCCTGGTCGGCTTCGCGTCCTCGACGATGTCCCGCCCGGGCGTCGGTGCTGCGCCGTCCGACTATGACGACGATGACGACTACGTCGAAGTCATCCTCCGTCGCGAGCACAGCGGTGAGCCTGCGCGCAGCGCCGCGATCGCCCCGGACGAGGTGCTGCACCGCGATCCCGTCGAATCGCGCCGCCGTCGCGGCGATCCGCCGTCGCGACCCGAACCGATTGGCTTCGCCCACAACGGCTCTCACATCGATCGTGAAAAGCGCTTTCGGCCGATCGTCGAGCTGCCGCCGCACTGGCATGGTCCGGCCACCCGCAGCGATCGCCGCGCGCCGTCGCCGGGCCGGCGCGTGAACGGCTCGACCCGGGCGGCGCGGGGCCAGCGTTACGGTCCCGACCCGGACGACGACCCGACCGGACGCGGCCGGCATTCGTCGGGCAGGTAGGCCCGACCGGACGCCCTCAGGCGTTCGCCGTCAACGCCAGAAAGCCGCCCAACTCCAGCAGGCCGGCCGGTGTGGTGGGCAGGTACTCGGTCAGCAGCTCCGACCGCACGATCACCGCCGCGTACTGCGCCCGGCTGACCGCGACATTGAGCCGATTCCTGTTGAGCAGGAACGAGATTCCGCGCGGCACTTCTTCGACCGACGACGCCGTCATCGAGATGAAGACGACCGGCGCCTGCGCGCCCTGAAACTTGTCGACGGTTCCGACCCGCACCGCATCCAGACCCGCCGACGCCAACCGCTCGCGCACCAGCGACACCTGAGCGTTGTACGGCGCCAACACCAGCACGTCGGAGGCGGCCAATTCCCGGGTGCCGTGCTCGTCGGTCCAGGACGACCCGAGCAGCGGCCGGATCTGCGCAACGATCGCGTCGGCCTCCTCGGGGCTTTCGATTGAATTGCCTTGGTGGCGAACGGAAAGCACGCGCACACCGGGCTCACAGCCGTCGAGGACGCGCGCGGCGGTGCGCTCGGCGAGCGAACGCAGTCTGCCTTCATACGATAGCTCGGAGACCGCGGCGCAGACCGCCGGATGCATCCGGTAGGACAGGTCCAGGAAGTAGCCGCGCTCGTCGGGCAACGTGCGCTGGCCGTCGACCAGCCAATCGAGGGCGGACGTGTCGACGGGTTCGGGATGAGTGCCCTGACTGACCTGCGGCAGCTGCTGCGGGTCCCCGAGCAGCAGCAGGTTGCTCGCCGCCGGCGCCACGGCGATCGTGTTGGCCAGGCAGAACTGGCCCGCCTCGTCGATGACAAGCAGATCCAGGCTGCCCGGCAGCACCCGATTGGCGTTGGCGAAATCCCATGCCGTACCACCTATTACGCATCCGTTGCCGGCCGAGATGAATGCGGCGTACTCGCTGCCGTCGATCTCCTGCCAGCGCGGGGCGTGGTGGTCGTACTTTTTCTTCGCGACCCGGCTCGGTTCGAGCCCCGCATCGATCACGGCGTCGAGCAGGTTTTCCACCGTGGCATGCGATTGCGCCACCACACCGACGCGCCAGCCGTGTTCGGTGACCAGGCGGGTGATCACCGCCGCGGCGGTGTAGGTCTTTCCGGTTCCCGGCGGGCCGTGCACCGCCAGGTATGACGATTCGAGATCCAGTGCCGCGGCAGTGATATCGGCGATAGCGTCGGAGGTGCGCGGCAACGGGTTTCTGGTGCGGGGTGCGCGGCGCAGCAGGATGTCGATCATCGCGGTGCGGGGCAGCTCCGGCAGCCCGGCGCCAACCGCGACGGCGGTGGATTCGATCGACTCGCGCAGCGCCGTCGTGGGAAGGGGCGGCCCGGGTGTCAGCGCAAAGGGGAGTTGGTGAAAGGCGTTGCCGTCATTGCCCATTCGTTCGACGATAACGACTTCGGTGGGCACTGCCGGATCGTCGACCTCCACGACGGTGGCCCGTCCGGGCGCCCGCCGATCGGGACTGTCGCACATGCTCGGCGGGGCCGGCGCCTCGTAGAGCGCGAAGACGTCGGTCATCAGGTCGCCGCGGGCCAGTTCACCGCGCAGCGTCACCCGGCGCTGCGGCTTGCGGGCCCGGGGCGGCGTGTGCCAGTCCACGCTGACGGATGACTCGTGGGAGACGAACACATCGGTGTTGTCCGCCCATTCGTCGACCGGGAAGTTCAGCCGGTCGAAATGCGCCCACCAGAACGGTTTGTCCTCACGCCGGTGATAGCCGCGCGCCGCGCCCACCAACGCGACGGCGACCTGCTCCGGCGTGCGATCGCCGACGGCGGCGTCCCCGGTGAACGCCGACAACGCGGCAGCCAGCTCGTCATGGTCGTCGACGGTATCGCCGCCGGAAACCGGTTGGGCGCCAACCGGTGTGACGCCGGATTCCCAGGCGCGCACCAACAGCCAGTTGCGCAGCTCCTGCGTCGACCGGCAGTCGTAGTGGTTGTAGTCCTCGATCTCCTTGAGCACGGTTTCGGCTTCGCCGGTGCGGCCGGCGTCGCGCAGTTCGCAGGACTTGGCGTAGGAGGTGATCGAATCGGCGGCCGTGGTGACCTCACCCGAGCGCAGCTGTGTCCCCATGTACAAGGGCTCCAGGGCCTTGAGACTGAACGACTCGGCGCCGGATTGAATGCTCTTGCGCACCAACGGGTACAGGTCGACCAGCGTGCCGCTGCGCAACAGGTCGTCGACCTCGTCCTCGCCGACGCCGTAGCGTCCGGCCAGCCGCAACAACGCGGTCTTCTCGTACGGCGCGTAGTGGTAGATGTGCATGTTGGGCCGACGCTTGCGCCGCTTTTTCACCATGGCCAGGAAATCGATCAGGGCCTTGCGCTCGTCGGCCCGGTTGTGCGCCCACAGCGGGCTGAAATGTCCCGCCGCGTCCAAGACGCCGAACAGGTACTCCAGGCCCCAGTCGTGGCCGTCGGCGGTCCACAGCGGATCGCCCTCGAAGTCGAAGAACAGATCGCCGGGGTCGGGCTCGGGCAACAGCGCCAGCGGCTTTGGATCGACCACCTCGAAGTGCGCAATTCCGGTATCACGCTGCCGTACTTGCAGTTTCGCCTGTGCGGTCAGCCTGGCCAGCGCGCTGGACGCCAGGCCGGGCACCGGGCCGTCATGTTCGGCCAGCTCGGCGACCGTGTCAATCCCGGCATCAATCAGCTTGTCGCGCTGACTGACTCGCATGCCGGCCACCAACAACAGATCGTCTCCCGCTCGCACCTGCTCGACACACAGCGGGCAACGAAAGCAGGCCCGCACGCCCTCGTCTTCCCAGCGCACCGGCGTGCCGGCGGCGTGGTGCTCGTCGAGCAATCGCTGCAACCGGGCCCGCTGCGATCGAAAGACGGGGATCAGGTCGTAGACGCGGTACCGCATCACCGAGCCGTCGCCCAGCCGCAGCTCGGCCTCCTGGGCGACGGACACGCCCATTGCGGTCAGCGCGTCGGCGTAGGCCGCCAGCTGCAGCAACGCGGTGACCTTGGCGGAGCGGGCCAGCTTGGTGTCGACGAGCCGATACTGCTCACCGTCGGCGACCAGGAAGTCGGCGAAGCCGACGAAGCGCCCGTCGAACATGGCGGCCTGATACACCACCGGGGCGCGGCCGGCGATCGCGCGCCGGGTCGCCTCCGCGGCGGCGCTCAGCCCGGCCAGCGTGTAGGCCGGACGCCCGATGACCGCGACGCCGTCGGCGAACTCGTCGCGCAGCCGGTCGAGTTCGCGTCGCTCGTGGTCGTCCCCGAGGGCCGCGGTGCGCGCCAGCAGTTCGTCCTCGACGTCGACGGCGGGGCCCCAGCCGAGCTTCGCGTCGAAATTCCGGAGCAGGGCGTACTCGCATCGGGCGGCCGCGGCCAGGTCCGACGCGCTGTACACGATGCTGTCATCGGTGACGAACACAGCAGCCACTGTAGGTGAGGCGGCCGACACCGCCGCGGTTCTGCGAAGGCGTGCCGGGTCAGCGCGCGGGGACGTTGCCGATCAGCTCGACGGTGTTGCCGTTCCAATGGAATCGGACGTTGGTGTTCAGGCCGTTGATGCCGCTGGGATAGGTCAACGCCACCGTGTCGCCGGTGGTTTGCGCCGCGTCGATGCCGTTGAACCCGTAGGTGTCCGGCACCCCCTGCGGGATGAACTGGCCGAGATGAAACAGCACCGCCCGGGTCGTCGCATTCACCGCGTTGGTGTTGGCCTTGATGATCACCGCGGAAAGCGGTGCGCACTGGTTGTAGTTACCGGCCAGCGGCTCCGGGTTCCAGGCCTGTTGGCTGCGCGGATCGCGGGGTAGGTCGGAGACCACCTTCGCGATCGTGGGCGACGCCAGGTTGACCGCGCACGGGTCGGCCGGCGTGCTGGGACCCGGCGACGCGATTTCGGTCGGCTTGGGCGTGGCGGGGGCGGTGATCGAAGCGGTTGCCGTGGTGGCTTGCGGCGTCTTCGCGACCGTCGAATCTCCGGAACCGCAGCCGGTCAACGTTGCGGCAAGCAGGACGCCGACGGTCAGTGGCTCGACACGGCACGGTAGGCACCACACATCGCGCTACCGTACCGGCAGCCCGCTCGCTGGTGTAGCAGGCATGCCGTGCCACTAAACTTCTCAGACGATGACAGTCCCAGACGGTTCGCCTGAAGCGGCCGCTACTACCTTTGCCGACCTGCAGATTCACCCCTCGGTCATGCGGGCCATCGCCGACGTCGGTTACGAATCGCCGACCGCGATTCAGGCGGCGACAATTCCGGCGCTGATGGGCGGCTCCGACGTGGTCGGACTGGCGCAGACCGGCACCGGAAAGACCGCAGCGTTCGCCATCCCGATCCTGTCCAAGATCGACGTCACCAACAAGGCGACCCAGGCCCTGGTGTTGGCGCCCACCCGCGAGCTGGCCTTGCAGGTGGCCGAGGCATTCAGTCGCTACGGCGCCCACCTGCCCAAGATCAACGTGCTGCCGATCTATGGCGGGTCGTCCTACACGGTGCAGCTGTCTGGCCTGCGGCGCGGTGCACAGGTGGTGGTCGGCACCCCGGGTCGGGTCATCGACCACCTCGAGCGTGGGACGCTCGACCTGTCGCACGTGGATTACCTGGTGCTCGACGAGGCCGACGAGATGCTCACGATGGGCTTCGCCGAGGAAGTCGACCGCATCCTCTCCGAAACACCGGAATACAAACAGGTGGCGCTGTTCTCGGCGACCATGCCGCCGGCCATCCGCAAGCTCACTACCAAATACCTGCACGATCCGCTCGAAGTCACCTTCAAAGCGAAAACCGCGACAGCCGACAATATTTCGCAGCGCTACGTCCAGGTGGCCGGACCGCGCAAGATGGACGCGCTGACCCGGGTACTGGAAGTCGAGCCGTTCGCGGCGATGATCGTCTTCGTGCGCACCAAGCAGGCCACCGAGGAGGTCGCCGAAAAGCTGCGTGCCCGAGGGTTTTCCGCGGCCGCCATCAACGGCGACATCGCTCAGGCCCAGCGTGAGCGGACCATCGCGGCGCTCAAGGATGGAAGGATCGACATCCTGGTTGCCACCGACGTGGCGGCCAGAGGCCTGGATGTGGAACGCATCTCGCATGTGCTCAACTACGACATCCCGCACGACACCGAGTCCTACGTCCACCGGATCGGACGCACCGGCCGCGCCGGCCGTTCGGGAAACGCGCTGCTGTTCGTCTCGCCGCGTGAGCGCCACATGCTCAAGGCGATCGAAAGGGCGACCCGGCAAACGTTGACCGAGGTCGAATTGCCCAGCGTCGAGGATGTCAACGCGCAGCGGGTGGCGAAATTCGCGGATTCCATTAC
This genomic interval carries:
- a CDS encoding TM0106 family RecB-like putative nuclease — its product is MFVTDDSIVYSASDLAAAARCEYALLRNFDAKLGWGPAVDVEDELLARTAALGDDHERRELDRLRDEFADGVAVIGRPAYTLAGLSAAAEATRRAIAGRAPVVYQAAMFDGRFVGFADFLVADGEQYRLVDTKLARSAKVTALLQLAAYADALTAMGVSVAQEAELRLGDGSVMRYRVYDLIPVFRSQRARLQRLLDEHHAAGTPVRWEDEGVRACFRCPLCVEQVRAGDDLLLVAGMRVSQRDKLIDAGIDTVAELAEHDGPVPGLASSALARLTAQAKLQVRQRDTGIAHFEVVDPKPLALLPEPDPGDLFFDFEGDPLWTADGHDWGLEYLFGVLDAAGHFSPLWAHNRADERKALIDFLAMVKKRRKRRPNMHIYHYAPYEKTALLRLAGRYGVGEDEVDDLLRSGTLVDLYPLVRKSIQSGAESFSLKALEPLYMGTQLRSGEVTTAADSITSYAKSCELRDAGRTGEAETVLKEIEDYNHYDCRSTQELRNWLLVRAWESGVTPVGAQPVSGGDTVDDHDELAAALSAFTGDAAVGDRTPEQVAVALVGAARGYHRREDKPFWWAHFDRLNFPVDEWADNTDVFVSHESSVSVDWHTPPRARKPQRRVTLRGELARGDLMTDVFALYEAPAPPSMCDSPDRRAPGRATVVEVDDPAVPTEVVIVERMGNDGNAFHQLPFALTPGPPLPTTALRESIESTAVAVGAGLPELPRTAMIDILLRRAPRTRNPLPRTSDAIADITAAALDLESSYLAVHGPPGTGKTYTAAAVITRLVTEHGWRVGVVAQSHATVENLLDAVIDAGLEPSRVAKKKYDHHAPRWQEIDGSEYAAFISAGNGCVIGGTAWDFANANRVLPGSLDLLVIDEAGQFCLANTIAVAPAASNLLLLGDPQQLPQVSQGTHPEPVDTSALDWLVDGQRTLPDERGYFLDLSYRMHPAVCAAVSELSYEGRLRSLAERTAARVLDGCEPGVRVLSVRHQGNSIESPEEADAIVAQIRPLLGSSWTDEHGTRELAASDVLVLAPYNAQVSLVRERLASAGLDAVRVGTVDKFQGAQAPVVFISMTASSVEEVPRGISFLLNRNRLNVAVSRAQYAAVIVRSELLTEYLPTTPAGLLELGGFLALTANA
- a CDS encoding MFS transporter; this encodes MTTATSGSSGGTRRAGPSRAEKTTDRKYLAPSGPFRSGNPWHALWAMMIGFFMIMVDSTIVAIANPTIMADLRIGYGAVVWVTSAYLLGYAVVLLVAGRLGDRFGTKNLYLIGLVVFTAASMWCGLAGSAGMLIAARVVQGVGAGVLTPQTLSTITRIFPPQRRGVAVSVWGATAGVASLVGPLAGGVLVDGLGWEWIFFVNIPIGIAGVALAVWLVPELPIQAHRFDLVGVALSGVGMFLIVFGLQQGQSAHWQPWIWATIVAGIGFVSAFVYWQSVNAREPLIPLAVFTDRDFSLCSVGVGITSFAATALILPVTFYTQMVCGLSPTRSALLLAPMAIANGVLAPFVGRIVDRYHPRPVCGFGFSVLAIALTWLSFEMAPDTPIWRLALLFTAVGVGMAFVWSPLTATATRNLAPELAGTGSAVYNSVRQLGAVLGSAAMAAFMTWRIGAEMPPDVSDQDAGDGAIGLQLPEFVREPFSAAMSQSVLLPAFIALFGIGAALFLVGFASSTMSRPGVGAAPSDYDDDDDYVEVILRREHSGEPARSAAIAPDEVLHRDPVESRRRRGDPPSRPEPIGFAHNGSHIDREKRFRPIVELPPHWHGPATRSDRRAPSPGRRVNGSTRAARGQRYGPDPDDDPTGRGRHSSGR
- a CDS encoding DEAD/DEAH box helicase, with the protein product MTVPDGSPEAAATTFADLQIHPSVMRAIADVGYESPTAIQAATIPALMGGSDVVGLAQTGTGKTAAFAIPILSKIDVTNKATQALVLAPTRELALQVAEAFSRYGAHLPKINVLPIYGGSSYTVQLSGLRRGAQVVVGTPGRVIDHLERGTLDLSHVDYLVLDEADEMLTMGFAEEVDRILSETPEYKQVALFSATMPPAIRKLTTKYLHDPLEVTFKAKTATADNISQRYVQVAGPRKMDALTRVLEVEPFAAMIVFVRTKQATEEVAEKLRARGFSAAAINGDIAQAQRERTIAALKDGRIDILVATDVAARGLDVERISHVLNYDIPHDTESYVHRIGRTGRAGRSGNALLFVSPRERHMLKAIERATRQTLTEVELPSVEDVNAQRVAKFADSITDTLGGPGIELFRRLVEDYEREHDVPMADIAAALALQSRDGEAFLMSPEPPPQRRERPERNTEHRDRTDKPRQTRDFATYRIAVGKRHKIGPGAIVGAIANEGGLHRSDFGHIAIGPDFSLVELPPKLSPATLKRLEKTRISGVLIDLKRDRSSGKSAERPGRSGGPKRRRKDAG
- a CDS encoding LppP/LprE family lipoprotein: MWCLPCRVEPLTVGVLLAATLTGCGSGDSTVAKTPQATTATASITAPATPKPTEIASPGPSTPADPCAVNLASPTIAKVVSDLPRDPRSQQAWNPEPLAGNYNQCAPLSAVIIKANTNAVNATTRAVLFHLGQFIPQGVPDTYGFNGIDAAQTTGDTVALTYPSGINGLNTNVRFHWNGNTVELIGNVPAR